In Maridesulfovibrio sp., a single genomic region encodes these proteins:
- a CDS encoding 4Fe-4S dicluster domain-containing protein yields the protein MNDFVLADPSRCIGCRACEIACVDAHTALDMAGAMEEGLPFSPRISVVRESGVTAPIQCRQCEDAPCASACLAGAITFDGRSVVVLTERCIGCKACLAACPFGAMQVGMIDGFLEVPVAHKCDLCAGHRDTPACVSVCPADALRVFSDSKLQRFSSLKRQASAVRVAFDGN from the coding sequence ATGAACGATTTTGTCCTTGCCGATCCCTCCCGCTGCATCGGATGCCGGGCCTGTGAAATAGCCTGCGTGGACGCCCATACAGCTTTGGACATGGCCGGTGCCATGGAAGAGGGGCTGCCGTTCAGTCCGCGGATATCCGTTGTGCGTGAATCCGGGGTGACCGCACCGATCCAGTGCCGCCAGTGTGAAGATGCGCCATGCGCGTCCGCCTGTCTTGCGGGGGCAATTACGTTTGACGGGAGGTCCGTTGTCGTTCTTACCGAAAGGTGCATCGGCTGCAAGGCTTGTCTGGCCGCCTGTCCTTTCGGAGCCATGCAGGTCGGTATGATTGACGGATTCCTTGAAGTCCCTGTGGCCCACAAATGTGACCTTTGTGCCGGACATCGCGACACTCCGGCTTGTGTGTCCGTTTGCCCTGCAGATGCGTTGCGTGTGTTTTCAGACAGTAAGCTGCAGCGGTTTTCCAGCTTAAAACGGCAGGCAAGTGCGGTCCGGGTGGCCTTTGACGGCAACTAG